The Thermotoga sp. Mc24 genome includes a window with the following:
- a CDS encoding flagellar basal body P-ring protein FlgI: MKKRSAVLLVIVLTITFSFSVTTRIKDIAFFRGARDNQLFGIGLVVGLNGTGDSGNVNSPLLLEMMKKFGVQVSENDLKSKNTALVMVLADIPPFAKEGMRIDCVVASIADAKSLAGGYLLQTPLYGADGKVYAVAQGSVIIGGEDVKLSSNLQKRYRVVGYLPEGAIVERDIPSNMLDGDSVTILLRQPDVTTAARVARAINEKFEMDLAKAVDPSAIKLAVPSAFQDDLITFLSLVEEIEVQPDVPARIVVNERTGTVLFGGDVKLSDFVISYGNFTISVTGGKIGDKDATISNLVSALKAAGATPQDIIAILQVIYKSGYITGELIIM; encoded by the coding sequence ATGAAGAAGAGATCGGCTGTTCTGCTTGTCATCGTTTTGACGATCACCTTCTCGTTCTCTGTGACCACAAGAATAAAAGACATAGCGTTCTTCAGAGGTGCCCGTGACAACCAGCTCTTCGGAATAGGTCTCGTCGTGGGACTCAACGGAACAGGAGACTCCGGCAATGTGAACTCTCCTCTTCTTCTCGAAATGATGAAAAAATTCGGTGTTCAGGTCTCGGAAAACGACCTGAAATCCAAAAACACGGCGCTTGTGATGGTCCTTGCAGACATTCCTCCTTTTGCCAAAGAAGGCATGAGAATAGACTGTGTGGTCGCTTCCATAGCCGATGCGAAATCGCTCGCGGGTGGATATCTCCTCCAGACTCCTCTCTACGGTGCCGATGGGAAGGTGTACGCCGTAGCGCAGGGTTCCGTGATCATCGGGGGAGAAGACGTGAAGCTCTCTTCCAATCTTCAAAAGAGGTACAGGGTGGTTGGCTACCTTCCAGAGGGTGCCATTGTGGAAAGGGATATTCCATCCAACATGCTCGATGGAGACAGCGTGACGATCCTTCTGAGACAGCCGGATGTCACCACGGCAGCCAGGGTGGCGAGGGCGATAAACGAGAAGTTCGAGATGGATCTTGCAAAGGCCGTCGATCCATCTGCCATCAAATTGGCCGTTCCCAGCGCGTTCCAAGATGATCTCATCACGTTTCTCTCGCTCGTTGAAGAGATAGAAGTTCAGCCAGACGTTCCGGCAAGAATTGTGGTGAACGAAAGAACAGGCACTGTCCTGTTCGGAGGAGATGTGAAACTCTCTGACTTTGTGATCTCTTACGGAAACTTCACGATAAGTGTGACGGGGGGAAAAATAGGAGACAAGGATGCCACAATCTCCAATCTCGTCAGCGCCCTCAAAGCAGCGGGTGCCACTCCTCAGGACATCATAGCCATTCTGCAGGTGATCTACAAATCAGGATACATCACAGGAGAGCTCATAATCATGTGA
- a CDS encoding rod-binding protein, which yields MFIYGVSSNINNLRDASVEFVSDLFYRIFKEMYESIPKYDLVPETTAEKWFKEMLLQEYSKHAAEQSPLADMVMKSLGGKKISSLPQRE from the coding sequence GTGTTCATCTACGGAGTTTCTTCGAATATAAATAATCTGCGGGATGCGAGTGTCGAATTCGTGAGCGATCTCTTCTACAGGATCTTCAAAGAAATGTACGAGTCGATCCCAAAGTACGATCTCGTACCCGAAACGACCGCTGAGAAGTGGTTCAAAGAAATGCTCCTCCAGGAGTACTCGAAACACGCCGCAGAGCAGAGCCCTCTGGCCGACATGGTCATGAAGAGTCTTGGTGGAAAGAAAATCTCCAGCCTTCCTCAGAGAGAGTAG
- a CDS encoding rod shape-determining protein gives MPRGDIGIDLGTASIIVYKRGEGIVLHEPSVVAISEKTGEIVAIGEEAKKMLGKTPEGLKAIRPMKDGVIADYRMIEAIIRNFLKKIIGRFSFVKPSLIIGVPTKITEVEKRAVFEAGLNAGARRVHIVSEPIAAAIGAGIDVMASEGNMVVDIGGGTTDIAVISLGGTVVGESVRMAGDAMDEAIVKFIRKKYGLIIGESTAEEIKKRIGKTHPAFENYEIEIKGRDVVTGLPRTDRVSSEDVREAIEPIIFALLTKLKNVLERTPPELSADIINNGIRLTGGGALLRGLDRTIYDEIHVKTIVADDPITCVARGTGILLEDEKLLKTVCETYSR, from the coding sequence ATGCCAAGAGGCGACATCGGAATAGATCTTGGAACAGCATCCATAATCGTTTACAAAAGAGGAGAAGGAATAGTCCTGCACGAACCTTCTGTCGTTGCAATTTCAGAAAAGACAGGAGAAATCGTTGCCATAGGAGAAGAAGCGAAAAAGATGCTCGGTAAAACTCCAGAAGGTCTCAAAGCTATAAGACCTATGAAAGATGGTGTGATAGCAGATTACAGAATGATCGAAGCAATAATAAGAAACTTTTTGAAGAAAATCATAGGAAGGTTCAGCTTCGTGAAACCTTCCCTCATCATAGGTGTCCCCACGAAAATAACAGAGGTGGAAAAAAGAGCGGTGTTCGAAGCCGGTTTGAACGCAGGTGCCAGGAGGGTTCACATCGTTTCCGAGCCGATCGCAGCCGCGATAGGTGCCGGAATAGATGTGATGGCTTCAGAGGGAAACATGGTGGTGGATATCGGTGGAGGAACCACGGACATAGCGGTCATCAGTCTCGGAGGAACAGTGGTGGGAGAGTCCGTGAGAATGGCCGGAGACGCAATGGACGAAGCCATCGTGAAGTTCATAAGGAAAAAATACGGTCTCATCATCGGAGAATCCACCGCTGAAGAGATCAAGAAAAGAATTGGGAAAACACATCCAGCTTTCGAAAATTACGAAATAGAAATAAAAGGAAGAGACGTGGTGACAGGTCTTCCAAGAACGGACCGTGTGAGTTCAGAAGACGTGAGAGAAGCAATAGAGCCCATTATCTTTGCACTTCTTACAAAACTCAAGAACGTCTTGGAAAGAACACCTCCAGAACTCTCTGCTGACATCATAAACAACGGTATTCGTCTGACCGGCGGTGGCGCACTGCTCAGAGGGCTGGACAGAACCATATACGATGAGATACACGTGAAGACGATCGTGGCAGACGATCCCATAACCTGTGTCGCGAGGGGAACGGGGATTCTCCTGGAAGATGAGAAGCTATTGAAAACCGTGTGTGAAACCTATTCGAGGTGA
- the flgF gene encoding flagellar basal-body rod protein FlgF — protein sequence MTRGIYNAAMGMLVDMAKLDRIANDLANVDTAGYKQDREAFRSYLRREVFRQEPDPVESRTKKVPIGPLEYATVLDEVRTDLSQGPVEKTDVPYHLAINGEGFFRIEFNGEEYYTRNGEFTVNNEGYIVTNYGGYLLDENGERVRFFDDFTVDEEGYVRDAYGNIITRIGVYNLENPEKFGNTLFTGENPSPSENFRIMQGYVEKSNVDALKAMVDMISAMRHYELSQRAVTVNDELNGKLINSLASLK from the coding sequence ATGACGAGGGGCATATACAACGCTGCGATGGGAATGCTTGTGGATATGGCCAAACTCGACAGAATCGCCAACGATCTGGCAAACGTTGACACTGCCGGCTACAAACAGGACCGGGAAGCCTTCAGGTCCTACCTGAGACGAGAGGTGTTCAGGCAGGAGCCAGACCCGGTGGAGAGCAGAACGAAAAAAGTACCAATTGGCCCTCTGGAGTACGCTACTGTCCTCGACGAGGTCAGAACAGATCTCTCTCAGGGTCCTGTTGAAAAAACAGACGTTCCTTACCACCTCGCGATAAATGGAGAAGGATTCTTCAGAATAGAATTCAACGGAGAAGAATACTACACAAGAAACGGGGAATTCACCGTGAACAACGAGGGATACATCGTTACGAACTATGGGGGCTACCTCCTCGATGAGAACGGTGAAAGAGTCAGGTTTTTCGATGACTTCACCGTGGACGAAGAGGGCTACGTGAGAGACGCCTATGGAAACATCATCACCAGGATCGGTGTGTACAATCTGGAAAACCCGGAAAAATTCGGGAACACGCTCTTCACAGGTGAAAATCCATCACCTTCGGAGAACTTTAGGATTATGCAGGGATACGTAGAAAAATCAAATGTGGATGCCCTAAAAGCCATGGTGGACATGATCTCAGCGATGAGACATTACGAACTATCGCAGAGGGCTGTGACAGTGAACGACGAACTGAACGGAAAGCTCATTAACTCACTCGCCAGTCTGAAATGA
- the flgA gene encoding flagellar basal body P-ring formation chaperone FlgA, with product MRILPVLIALISSFLFSETLTLKETLLASPGVLFLDDITIEKVESEKSLMILLPGLEYLVTREFLRTKFPEYDFTGPESVRITVEGPSSLKNAVFEEIGKKAGMEDFEAFVVKTFGTLPEKFEPQTIRATKISKNFFSVFLRFPDTYVTLNMLLRKERNVVVLKRNINVGDVIKEEDVKLEKRNVFEIYGEPFFDVSEVVGKISRRYLKEGTVLTADMLKDPPDVVKGQVVPAYVDMGSIKVTTFVEVLENGYLGETVRAMNVESKKYVFGRVERGPVLRILEVVE from the coding sequence ATGAGGATTCTCCCGGTTTTGATAGCGCTCATCTCCTCCTTCCTCTTCTCTGAAACTCTGACGTTGAAGGAAACACTCCTGGCTTCGCCAGGAGTTCTTTTCTTAGATGACATCACAATCGAAAAGGTAGAATCCGAAAAGAGTCTGATGATCCTTCTACCCGGACTCGAATATCTCGTGACCAGAGAGTTCCTCAGAACAAAATTTCCGGAGTACGATTTCACAGGCCCGGAAAGTGTGAGAATAACTGTGGAAGGACCCAGCAGTCTCAAAAACGCTGTTTTCGAAGAGATAGGAAAGAAAGCGGGAATGGAGGACTTCGAAGCCTTCGTGGTGAAGACCTTTGGAACCCTACCGGAGAAATTCGAACCTCAAACCATCAGAGCAACGAAAATCTCGAAAAATTTCTTCAGCGTCTTTCTGAGATTCCCAGACACGTACGTGACCCTCAACATGTTGCTACGCAAAGAAAGGAATGTGGTGGTTCTGAAGAGAAATATAAATGTGGGTGATGTGATAAAGGAAGAAGACGTGAAACTGGAAAAGCGAAACGTGTTCGAGATCTACGGAGAGCCGTTCTTCGACGTTTCAGAGGTGGTCGGAAAGATATCCAGAAGATACCTGAAAGAGGGAACTGTTTTGACCGCAGACATGTTGAAAGATCCTCCCGACGTGGTGAAAGGCCAGGTGGTTCCAGCTTACGTGGACATGGGTAGCATAAAAGTGACAACGTTCGTTGAGGTTCTGGAAAACGGCTATCTCGGTGAAACGGTGAGGGCAATGAACGTGGAGAGCAAAAAATACGTCTTTGGAAGAGTAGAAAGAGGACCCGTGCTGAGAATCCTGGAGGTGGTAGAGTGA
- the flgG gene encoding flagellar basal-body rod protein FlgG, protein MMISLYSAATGMSAQQFKLDTIANNLANVDTTGYKKVRAEFQDLLYQYVKNAGTPTAATSSLPTGLYVGHGVRTAATTRIFTLGNFEQTGNALDLAIAGDGFFQIQLQDGRIAYTRDGSFKIDSEGRMVTSNGLLLVPEITIPENAVSINVSPDGIVSAELQDGTIQELGTITLVRFVNPSGLKSIGDNLYIATPASGDPIEGVPGQDGFGAVKQGFLEKSNVDVVREMVDMITAQRAYEFNSRVIQTADEMLRTATNVKR, encoded by the coding sequence ATGATGATATCGCTTTACTCCGCGGCAACGGGAATGTCAGCACAGCAGTTCAAACTCGATACCATAGCGAACAATCTCGCCAACGTGGACACAACAGGCTACAAAAAAGTGAGGGCAGAGTTCCAGGACCTTCTCTATCAGTATGTGAAGAACGCCGGAACTCCAACCGCCGCGACGTCATCACTTCCAACAGGACTCTACGTGGGCCACGGTGTGAGAACGGCAGCGACAACGCGTATTTTCACATTGGGTAATTTCGAGCAAACGGGAAACGCGCTCGATCTTGCGATAGCTGGAGACGGATTCTTCCAGATCCAGCTTCAGGATGGTAGAATCGCCTACACAAGAGACGGAAGCTTCAAGATTGACAGCGAAGGAAGAATGGTCACTTCCAACGGACTTCTTCTGGTACCGGAGATCACCATACCTGAGAACGCCGTCTCGATAAACGTTTCTCCCGATGGAATCGTCTCTGCCGAACTCCAGGATGGAACGATACAGGAACTTGGAACGATCACCCTTGTGAGATTCGTGAACCCGTCTGGTCTGAAATCCATAGGAGACAACCTTTACATCGCAACTCCGGCTTCTGGAGATCCGATCGAGGGTGTTCCGGGGCAGGACGGTTTCGGTGCTGTAAAGCAGGGTTTTCTGGAGAAGTCCAACGTCGATGTGGTGCGAGAAATGGTGGATATGATCACGGCACAGAGGGCTTACGAATTCAATTCTCGAGTCATTCAGACAGCAGATGAAATGCTCAGAACGGCTACGAACGTGAAGAGATGA
- a CDS encoding HD domain-containing protein, with product MFKKVSRDPVHSEIYLYPLEILATDTKVVQRLRFLSQLAGATVVYPGATHTRFAHSLGTMHVAGLYARNLFKESDRIRIVRLAALLHDVGHGPFSHQFDDVVFKRYGYNDGHDEFRNRLVMEKLPEEMMRVFNSYNERLKQAVLEDIRETVGDVSLEDAFQEIAKRVVEVYKGEETGSVDFNIIQGPLGADRLDFLLRDSYYSGVGHFAPMNVDRVLRNSLVKKADGKEILCYHVKVVDNIYSILFSRFMMYKNVYFHKTSRAADLMIQEILSRACEILDLEERLKDLDEFLELTDYSILRELELKGDSETKKLVERFKNRDLWKMIVERPFSAEGFDPSELSLSAARNLIDKIVENIDRVLSSGNVEDSDRSILEEIRDYGERFFRIDTPYKLTIFHPDEFLQNNVFLYDPKHDEILTVDEYVKKYPAYRLMVSNMIQIVRVYVTEDVREVLFKYGVIPEDGRRVITRW from the coding sequence GTGTTCAAAAAAGTTTCGAGGGATCCAGTGCATTCAGAAATATATCTGTATCCATTGGAAATACTTGCCACCGACACAAAGGTGGTTCAGAGGCTTCGTTTTCTTTCACAACTGGCAGGGGCGACCGTTGTTTATCCCGGTGCAACTCACACACGCTTTGCACACTCGCTGGGAACCATGCATGTTGCTGGATTGTACGCGAGGAACCTTTTCAAAGAAAGCGATCGAATAAGGATAGTACGTCTTGCCGCTTTGCTGCACGATGTTGGACATGGTCCGTTCAGTCACCAGTTCGACGATGTGGTTTTCAAAAGATACGGATACAATGATGGTCACGATGAGTTCAGAAACAGGCTCGTAATGGAAAAGCTCCCAGAAGAGATGATGAGGGTTTTCAACTCATACAACGAAAGGTTGAAACAGGCAGTGCTTGAAGATATACGAGAGACGGTGGGAGATGTTTCCTTAGAAGACGCCTTTCAGGAGATAGCAAAAAGGGTAGTTGAGGTATACAAAGGAGAGGAAACGGGAAGTGTGGACTTCAACATCATCCAGGGACCGCTGGGAGCCGACAGGCTCGATTTTCTGCTGAGGGATTCTTACTACAGTGGAGTGGGGCATTTCGCCCCGATGAACGTGGACAGGGTGTTGAGGAATTCACTTGTTAAAAAGGCGGATGGAAAGGAGATACTCTGTTACCATGTGAAAGTGGTTGACAACATATACTCGATACTGTTCAGTCGATTCATGATGTACAAAAATGTGTATTTCCACAAAACGTCCCGTGCTGCCGATCTCATGATTCAAGAGATACTGTCAAGGGCCTGTGAGATTCTCGATCTGGAAGAAAGATTAAAAGATCTCGACGAATTTCTCGAATTGACGGACTATTCCATTCTCAGGGAACTCGAACTGAAGGGGGACAGTGAAACAAAGAAACTCGTGGAACGGTTCAAAAATCGTGATCTGTGGAAAATGATTGTTGAGCGTCCCTTCTCCGCTGAGGGATTTGATCCATCCGAACTCAGTCTGTCCGCAGCCAGAAACTTGATCGATAAGATCGTCGAAAATATCGACCGCGTGCTGTCCAGTGGAAACGTAGAGGATTCCGACAGAAGCATTCTCGAAGAGATTCGTGATTACGGAGAGAGATTCTTCAGGATCGACACACCGTACAAACTCACCATCTTTCATCCTGATGAATTCCTACAGAACAATGTCTTCCTCTACGATCCCAAACATGATGAGATTCTCACGGTGGACGAGTACGTGAAGAAGTACCCCGCGTACAGGTTGATGGTGAGCAACATGATTCAGATTGTGAGGGTATACGTAACGGAGGATGTACGCGAGGTACTTTTCAAGTATGGAGTTATACCGGAGGATGGGAGAAGGGTGATCACAAGATGGTAA
- the recJ gene encoding single-stranded-DNA-specific exonuclease RecJ translates to MKKWELSQPDEKAVLEISRHFCLNEVASRILVNRGFTTIEAAEDFLFVNESHQHDPFLFNDMEKAVETLLEARSKNELVLIHGDYDVDGITSTVILKEFLEENGWRVDVYIPHRIEEGYGIQLENILTFKENNVSCLVTVDCGITALDSVALAKKFGMKVIITDHHEVNGDLPPADAIVNPKVPGENYPFRDLAGVGVTYKLVQALSEAINYLHPERFLELVALGTVADMVSLLNENRYFVKKGIELLSNTKRVGLKRLLERLGLRNLTSHDISYKIAPRLNAAGRMGSASDAFNLLIMNDPAKADSVVDRLMELNSIRRKTEWAIYKEAIEIIETNDLWRDPVIVVAKENWHVGVIGIVAAKLANRYEKPVAVVSLDEKIAKGSIRSYNGYDIMSIFNEDILKIFEEIGGHSSAVGFSLKRDQLETFREYIRNISLEEREEKVIVDAEVRMEDIDDRFIEDIKNLMPFGQGNPEPVLLFKDVLVEKIHFFGEDGSNVFLHLKNGEKNLEVVGYNFKNLSSSLSALPVTPTRGDVVVNLRPMGNGISYYLVSLDVKPVLSVKNREVSHILSRSKEEKTLIKVPYPSKTKLLLSMREELQGRLAIVSLTNAATQNVLGCLSRYYTSKNLGFVNSTFSKEKGSDIVLFTLVGFLKKNYLDEFDIFVVNEFQDFLAYRDNELVKNFLNIVDKHPGKFIFVASMEHLELEEFLKKEKYNVVELKTGESEEFLFSDQRNSFSIDSLIDAPSFSVVVSEKKLIPDLYRKIGKDTIVYYANMDMEKRIKVIGLIESGSARKAIITSNTDGLPTHIKGDIFFYDFPLSIYEIVDLLRRKSVVNLCYSSSDIEKRRYELNKLFPDREKLKEIAITAMNLKDKEKLEKILESEYELNSTTLRKIYLDLLEEFGFDFDKWSFSKDERVPWRLLERELEIAQFEETVSVLSKDLKWIFNFFKNTVIK, encoded by the coding sequence ATGAAAAAGTGGGAACTTTCACAGCCTGATGAGAAGGCTGTGTTGGAGATTTCTCGGCATTTTTGTCTCAATGAAGTTGCATCGAGAATACTTGTAAACAGAGGCTTCACCACCATTGAAGCTGCAGAGGATTTTCTGTTCGTCAACGAGTCCCACCAGCACGATCCCTTTCTCTTTAACGATATGGAGAAAGCGGTCGAAACCCTGCTTGAGGCCCGATCTAAGAACGAGCTCGTTCTGATCCACGGAGATTACGATGTGGATGGGATAACCTCCACCGTTATATTGAAAGAATTTCTCGAAGAAAACGGTTGGCGCGTCGATGTTTATATTCCACACCGCATCGAAGAAGGATACGGTATTCAGCTGGAAAACATCTTAACTTTTAAAGAGAACAACGTTTCCTGTCTTGTAACGGTTGACTGCGGAATAACCGCGCTGGATTCAGTGGCCCTTGCGAAAAAATTCGGAATGAAAGTGATCATCACAGACCACCACGAGGTGAACGGTGACCTTCCTCCCGCCGATGCCATTGTGAATCCAAAAGTACCTGGAGAGAACTACCCATTCAGAGATCTTGCGGGTGTCGGCGTAACCTACAAACTCGTCCAGGCTCTTTCTGAGGCGATCAATTATCTCCATCCCGAGAGATTTTTGGAGCTGGTAGCTCTTGGAACGGTCGCCGATATGGTCTCTCTTCTCAATGAAAACAGATATTTCGTGAAGAAGGGAATAGAGCTGCTTTCGAACACAAAACGCGTGGGTTTAAAGAGGCTTCTGGAGAGACTCGGGCTCAGAAATCTCACATCTCACGATATCAGCTACAAAATAGCTCCCCGCCTCAACGCCGCGGGCCGTATGGGCAGTGCCAGTGACGCTTTCAATCTACTGATAATGAACGATCCAGCGAAAGCGGACAGTGTTGTGGATAGGTTGATGGAGTTGAACAGCATCAGGAGAAAGACAGAATGGGCGATATACAAAGAAGCTATTGAAATAATCGAGACAAACGACCTGTGGAGAGATCCTGTCATAGTCGTTGCGAAAGAAAACTGGCACGTAGGAGTCATCGGTATAGTTGCCGCCAAACTGGCAAATCGTTATGAGAAACCCGTCGCAGTTGTCTCTCTGGATGAAAAGATAGCAAAAGGCTCCATAAGGAGTTACAACGGTTATGACATAATGAGTATCTTCAACGAGGATATTCTCAAAATATTCGAAGAGATAGGTGGTCATTCCTCGGCAGTTGGATTTTCCCTGAAAAGAGATCAACTGGAAACGTTCAGAGAATACATCAGAAACATTTCTTTGGAAGAGCGAGAGGAGAAGGTGATCGTTGATGCTGAGGTCAGAATGGAAGACATAGATGATCGCTTCATTGAAGACATTAAAAACCTCATGCCCTTCGGTCAGGGAAATCCGGAACCCGTTCTTCTTTTCAAAGACGTTCTGGTAGAAAAGATCCATTTCTTTGGAGAAGACGGCAGCAACGTGTTCCTCCACCTGAAAAACGGCGAGAAGAACCTGGAAGTGGTGGGATACAATTTCAAGAATCTTTCAAGTTCTCTCTCTGCATTACCAGTAACTCCCACCAGAGGAGACGTTGTGGTGAATCTGCGTCCTATGGGAAATGGAATTTCCTACTATCTCGTCTCGTTGGATGTGAAACCTGTTCTCTCTGTGAAAAATAGAGAAGTGAGCCATATACTGAGTAGATCTAAGGAAGAAAAAACACTGATAAAAGTACCTTACCCATCAAAAACAAAGCTTCTACTGTCCATGAGGGAAGAGCTTCAAGGAAGACTGGCGATCGTTTCTCTAACAAATGCCGCTACTCAGAACGTTCTGGGATGTCTTTCGAGGTACTACACCTCCAAAAACCTGGGATTCGTAAATTCCACCTTTTCCAAGGAAAAAGGAAGCGATATTGTTCTCTTCACCCTCGTGGGTTTTCTGAAGAAAAACTACCTGGACGAGTTCGATATTTTCGTGGTGAACGAATTCCAAGATTTTCTGGCGTATCGTGATAACGAACTGGTCAAGAACTTTCTGAACATAGTCGACAAACACCCCGGAAAATTCATCTTTGTTGCTTCGATGGAACACCTCGAGCTGGAAGAATTCCTAAAAAAGGAAAAATACAATGTTGTTGAGTTGAAAACTGGTGAATCCGAAGAATTTCTGTTTTCAGACCAGAGAAATTCTTTCAGCATCGATTCTCTCATAGATGCTCCCAGTTTCTCGGTGGTTGTCTCGGAGAAAAAACTCATACCAGATCTTTATCGGAAAATCGGTAAAGACACAATCGTTTATTACGCGAACATGGATATGGAAAAGAGAATAAAAGTGATTGGATTGATAGAGAGTGGATCCGCTCGAAAGGCGATCATCACAAGCAACACCGATGGGCTTCCGACACACATAAAGGGTGACATCTTCTTTTACGACTTCCCACTCAGCATTTACGAAATAGTAGATCTCCTGAGAAGAAAATCGGTGGTTAATCTTTGCTATTCTTCCTCCGACATCGAAAAACGTCGATACGAGCTCAACAAACTCTTTCCAGATCGTGAAAAGCTAAAAGAAATAGCGATCACAGCGATGAACCTGAAAGACAAAGAAAAACTGGAGAAAATTTTGGAGAGCGAGTACGAGCTGAACAGTACCACTCTGAGAAAGATTTATTTGGACCTTCTGGAAGAATTCGGATTCGACTTCGATAAATGGAGCTTCTCGAAAGATGAAAGAGTACCCTGGAGGTTACTCGAGAGGGAACTCGAAATAGCCCAGTTCGAAGAGACAGTTTCTGTTCTCTCAAAGGATCTGAAGTGGATATTCAATTTCTTCAAGAATACGGTGATAAAGTGA
- a CDS encoding flagellar basal body L-ring protein FlgH translates to MKKISIVLLIVFATSIFSFSIWNSAGESEYKNLLSIQKASKVGDILTIVIRENNNVSSERESLEIQKTLLNILGNVVNAAAGVNLNNFIPINNNSPERQRGGKVQSSVVAKISVVVVDIDPYGNLVVEGRKTIKVDKDYQEIIVKGKVRPDDIEIGNEVDSTKLADSEIWVNGKLVFSEEPGKESFFDKILAFLAGLFT, encoded by the coding sequence GTGAAAAAGATATCGATAGTGCTATTGATCGTTTTCGCAACAAGCATCTTCTCGTTCTCAATATGGAACTCCGCGGGCGAATCCGAGTACAAAAACCTCCTTTCCATACAGAAAGCCTCGAAGGTTGGAGATATCCTCACCATAGTGATCCGAGAAAACAACAACGTGTCTTCAGAGAGGGAAAGTCTTGAGATCCAGAAAACTCTCTTGAACATCTTGGGGAACGTTGTGAACGCAGCCGCAGGTGTCAACCTCAACAACTTCATTCCTATAAACAACAACTCTCCTGAGAGACAGCGCGGTGGAAAGGTGCAGTCTTCAGTTGTGGCGAAGATCTCGGTGGTGGTTGTTGACATCGATCCCTACGGCAACCTTGTGGTGGAAGGAAGAAAGACGATAAAAGTGGACAAGGACTATCAGGAAATCATCGTGAAGGGAAAAGTGAGGCCAGATGACATAGAAATAGGAAACGAAGTGGATTCTACCAAACTCGCGGATTCCGAGATATGGGTGAACGGGAAACTCGTTTTCAGCGAGGAACCTGGAAAAGAGAGTTTCTTCGACAAGATACTCGCGTTCTTAGCAGGACTCTTCACATGA
- a CDS encoding RuvX/YqgF family protein, which translates to MDIQFLQEYGDKVIVAVDYGEKKCGVAFGEILPQKSLVIPTKNLNGFIKKLKPDRIIFGLPLSMSGRYTQQTFKTVAVAFKFSKEYETYLCDERLTTKIGERISKRDDAVSAALIFQSFSENPSACEKITDPRRKVNLTLEKTDGEVLLYEFPDPSLDIEAREVDVVTKNPVLAYFYSKKGYFVERELREKKYDLIVSGRNCSELKKYLKENGRLVCL; encoded by the coding sequence GTGGATATTCAATTTCTTCAAGAATACGGTGATAAAGTGATAGTCGCTGTGGATTACGGAGAAAAGAAATGTGGAGTTGCCTTTGGAGAAATTCTTCCTCAAAAAAGTCTTGTAATACCCACAAAGAACCTGAATGGGTTCATCAAAAAGTTGAAACCTGATAGAATAATCTTTGGATTGCCTCTCTCGATGAGTGGAAGATACACCCAGCAAACGTTCAAAACGGTTGCGGTTGCTTTCAAATTTTCAAAAGAGTACGAAACATATCTCTGCGACGAAAGACTCACCACGAAAATAGGAGAAAGAATCTCGAAGAGAGATGACGCTGTGAGCGCTGCTTTGATTTTTCAGTCTTTCTCCGAGAATCCCTCTGCATGTGAAAAAATCACAGACCCAAGAAGAAAAGTCAATCTGACTCTGGAAAAAACCGATGGAGAGGTTCTTCTGTACGAGTTCCCGGATCCTTCTTTGGACATCGAAGCGAGAGAAGTTGACGTGGTCACCAAAAACCCGGTTCTTGCCTATTTCTACAGTAAAAAAGGATATTTCGTTGAAAGAGAACTCCGAGAAAAGAAGTACGACCTGATCGTTTCTGGAAGAAACTGCTCAGAGTTGAAGAAATACCTGAAAGAAAACGGTAGGCTGGTGTGCCTGTAG